DNA sequence from the Thunnus maccoyii chromosome 7, fThuMac1.1, whole genome shotgun sequence genome:
aattacattaaaatataatataacttCATACAATAGAACCACAAAAAATGATCTGAATTTACAACCTCTTGCAACAAAAATGGAacattatataaaattatatttgtcCACACCTTCACAGTGCAAACCACGTTAAAATTTCTTTACAACTCCaccaaattatatttttactcAACCcaatatatgtgtgtctgttttaggTTACAAGGGCCTGTACGGTGACATGGACCATGACCCTTTGTGTCACGTGGCTGACAGCGACTGCCTGTCTCTGGGTGACTCCTCTCTACTCACCCCCATTGACCGCCTCTACTCCATGCAGGACTCATACTTCACCTCCTGAAAGTTGCACAGCAGACTCAGTGAGAAGCAGTTCATCTCCCTCACTCAGCATCGCATTCTGGTCGCATTATTTATCTGTCTGGACCATGCACAAGGTAGTCGAGGAAGTGGGTGCAAAATTACTACTAAGGGGACGTGGGTACACTGTGATACCatgcaatatactgtaaatcagtGGTAATCAGGCACCTCCATATAAACATAATTACACTACTGCCTCTTATGCTTTACAACCCCACTGTACAACACAGGCTCTTAAAAAGTCTCCTGTGTATGCATGATACTGTCAGACCTCTCTCACTATGTTTGAATGTTAGAGATTataattgcattttaatgtaaatagctgtttgagtgtgtatttgtatttattctcACATTGTGTGTATGCTGTTCATTTTGAATGAATCGACaatgatcaataaataatgGTTATGGTACAGTGAATCAGTCCAGTATGAAGTGTGGCATTGTAAGTATAAAGCTCAGACAGATTAGTCATGAAGATGGGGTATTCATGCTGAGGGTTAGAGCCGGGTCAGTCCATCCTCAGTCCTTATCAGTCCAATCTAGGTGACGGGTCAGCGAGGCATCTTCCCCTGGCTGTTGGGTGGATCATCAGATTGTAAATGCTGGGCTATGACAGCAGTATGGGTCAGTGGCAGGTAAGCATCACATCCACGCCGACATCATCAACGCTCACATTGTGCTCCTCACGGTCAAAGGCCCTCGctgcatttttcttccttttccttcctccAATCAAAGAGGACGGGAGGGAGAGGACCACCCAGGCACTGTGCCCAGCAGGAATGCACCGATCCTGGGGAGGGAGGTTGAGAAAACCCAGGGAGGGGGCTCCATACAACGGAGGGGCTGAAAGCTGTGTCAGGGGAGAATGCCCAGGGTGACACAGAGATATGAAGCCCCACTATATGGAGTGCCTCCTTGCCCCAGCCATGAACCCTCTCCTGGACCCATCTCATATTTCCCACTATGAAATCAGACCTTTCAGAGCAGAGAGCGCAAGTCAATGGTCAGGAACAATCTAACTGTCTGTCACCGTGGTATGCTACTGCCAACCAGAGCTAAAGAAGTGTGCAGCAgagtatactgtgtgtgtgtgtgtttctttgagtctgtttttgtatctgtgtctgtatctgttcTAAGTGTCTGCTGGCATGTGTGCACACTCATGTGTTAGGAGGAACAACACTCTTTGTTGTATGGACTAAAGTATCATGATGCATTTCCCTGTATCTTTAGAGGTAGAGGAAGGGAGAAAAGCCAGACTTAAATATCAGGGAAGGAAGCCAAGGTGGTCACCTGCGGGGCCTTTTCCCTTCTTGTGTGCAAGTCTGTGCGCAGTTGGCACGAATATATGGTTGCCAGCAGCAGTGGGTGGGatgtgaaaaataatcaaaccGTGATCATACGGTCACAGCAGGTAGCAATAACCTCATTATTATTCTGACGGTAGCCAAACAGTTTCCTGTCAACAGTTCAGTTATTTATTACACCCTTCATGCCAACCACAGGCCACAAACCCTCTGTCTTTTAACCACTATAATTGGCTTCATGCTGTTGCAGCGCCAAAACAGATGCACATGCTTTGCTGAAGATACTCTATTGGCCATTTGCAGCACATATTTAAAGTCTGGGGACATATTTCTTGCGCATTATTGGCACAGATAGAGACCATTCTATATAATAGACAGTCACACAGTAAATTAGGAAAGTAAAAAGTATTTCATCTATAATATGAAAGGTCTTATATTTTGAGTGGGTGGTAAAGTGCCCAGTGTGACACACTGAGCAGAGACGGATAATAGATCACCTCCTCACCACTCAGAGCTTTCTGGCCACTAAATGTGCTAAACTGACACTGTGTGGCTGTTTGGCAATCTCAGAGGTTTTCTGCCACTCTGCCCCAATTGACTCCACAGAGTTAGTTCCTATGGAGGAGGTCAAATGTGGGTAAACTGACCCCATACTGTACCACTTGACACTTAACATTGTTGAAAAGACTGCCAAACACTGGGGTGCCCTCATGTGCCGAGAGGTTCAGGGCGCTGACCAGTGAACTGCAGCTTCCTTGAGTTTGAGTTTGGTTGATGACCTTTTTTACGTgtcatcacccccccccccccccccccccccccccacacacacacatacacacacacacacacacacacactcatttcctgtcatctctctattgtcaaagaagaagaaaaaagccaaCACTGATCAGAAAGCTGGATGTGCAGTATTGGTGAGTCAGCTGATGATTCAGGGGCATACAATGGGGTTTATGAGTTtattgacattaagaaaaaaagtaatatacaagcaggaaataaaacaaaagctaTACACAACCTATACTATATGTGCATCAAGCATGGTTCTAGTTTTATTAATAACAAAAGTTTAAAGTATTCATCTAAAAATTCAGCAATTGCAATTCTTAAGGATCTGCTTACTTGAAATTAAACTCAATCCAACTGTGATCCTtatatatattgatatcatTACTAGCAAGCTTCATATAATAAAAGCAAGCTCAAAAGTATTTGAGATTATTTGCTGCagaagtaaaaacacaaaacaaacaaacaaaaaatccatCAAAACTCAAATGCTGGattgtctctctcctcccatgTTGGCACATCAGAGATGTTCTTATTTCCTGGACAGATCAGAGGTTAGGAATACACAGTTCATGCAACACAGTTAACTGTATATTAATTTGTGTAGTGGTGCAGCTTCATTACAGTCGGTCTCACCTCTTTTTGTGAATTGTCTCCTTATCAACAAAGCCAGTCCTATCAGGGCAAGTGGCACGACAGCAGCAGCTGCCCCTACACCAGTGTACATCAGCATGGCGGCCCCCACAGGCATTCCCTCCTCTGGAACACAGGAAAATCACTGTCAATATAAACTtctcccttttttgttttattttcaccgCATGTTTCTTCATCAGCatattattcatcattattttgtaatatatatttttagccacactgCATGGCTCTAGgcccaccactttggtccagactgaaatgtctcaacaactattggctgtattgccatgaaatatTGTACAGATTTCCTGACTTTTATatcaccatgaggttcacatttcatttttctgtgaaatgtctcaaaaactgttggatggattgccatgaaatttggtacacacatttaTGGTGTACCaaaggatgaattgtaatcactttggtgtTCACCTGATCACCATCAGGACAAAATTTCAATTAgtctaatactttggtttatgaccaaatacctgcaaaactgataACATTACcaccagcctcagctgtattttgtgtttgtgctacttacaaaaagcaaatattagaCATTAGTATGCTATCATGCTAAATTAAAATGGGGAACATGGTTACCATTacacctgcttaacatcagtaTGCTCGTATTGTAAATATGTTGACGTTCATATTTAGTACAAAGCCCTAAGTACAGAGTCAttagcatggctgcagactcttaTTGTTGTTTTAGATAGCCTATTCATCAATCCTTTAATAAATCAATAACCACGACTACTGTCATATAGCACACAAAGACTACTCCAATCAAAGataactgtatttttattcagtcaGTAAAAGAAGCACTATAATTCCAAAAATTGAGTTACCTGTGCAGGTAGGAAGTGTGTCACTCCAAAACCCAGTGGAGGAGCAAAACAGCACCCCTGTGCCGTTCAGAAGATACCCTTCTTTACAGGTGAAAAGACACTTGGAGCCAAAGCTGAAATTCCCCAGGGGATGGGAGCACTTCATAGACAGAGGTAAAGACAAGGCACGGATGGTCTCACACTGTACCGCTGGAAAGGACAGAAATTGTAATAAGATCAGCTGTTAAAATAACAGTGGCTAGTAAGTTTATGGTAATGCTGGGCAGTGGGAACTCACGCTGGCAGGTGGGTAGGTCCTGACTCCAGTGGCCTGAGGTGTTGCATGTCATAGCTGATGTTCCTCTCATCCAGAAACCCCCATTGCATTCAAAGTCACAGTGGGAACCATAACTGAAAGGGGAGTATGCATGGCTGCAGTTCATGCTCCCATGTTGTGGAGCCTTGGCCAGTAGGGGGCATGGGCGTGCTGTAGataacattaaacataaaatatgaccATCAGCTTCACATCAAATAATCCTCATCATCTGAATCAAAGTGGAAAAGAAGAGTATTTCCTACAAGGCCAAACCCTTCTTATGGGTTAATGGCATAGCTGTGCTAATTAAGCTACCAGTGAATGTTTGCActaatataaacacacattttaaacacacatttatagtAATGAGTGGAAGGAATATATTTCAAGTGCAACTCTCTTTTATGTGACTTATTACCCAGACAGCGGGGTATTTCTGTGCTCCACGTGCCCACGGAGGTACACTCTGTCTCAGCAGTTCCATTCATGACAAAACCCTGCTCACACGTTGAGTTGCACTGAGAGCCAAAACTGAACACTCCATGGGGATCAACGCAGGCTAAGGAGCCATGAGCGGGAGAGTTCAGAGCGAGACATTTCTTAGCTGGAGGTGAACAGGGAAAAGGAGAGATATTCAAGAGCCATAGTGTACAGTGTAAAGAAGTACGGTCAAGGCATCTAAACCTTTAAATGAATTGCTCCTCTGTTGATTTATGATTAACAGATTATGatgcagggatttttttttacccaagCAACGTGGGATGTTTGTGCTCCATGTGCCCACAGACGTGCACTCTGTGTCAGCCGTCCCATTCAGGACAAAACCCCTCTCACAAGTTGATGTGCAATGAGAACCAAAACTGAACTCTCCATGTGGATCAGAGCAGACAAAGGAGCCATGAGGGGGAGAGGTCAGAGTGGGACATCTTTTAGCTGGAACAGAAAGAAGGAAACACCAGCAATATATTTCAGAGCTGCATGTGGTAAAGAGATACTGGAATGTAATCTTATCttatgaaaatgtttctgttttcttaccCAGGCAATGTGGGATGTCGGCACTCCACACGCTCAAGGAAGTGCACCCAGTTATAGCTGTTCCATTCAGGAGAAAACCCTCCTCACATGCTGACACACACTTAGAACCAAAACTGAAGGAACCATTTGGGTCAGAGCAAGATAAGGAGCCATGAGGGGGAGAATTGATAGGACGGCACCTCTTAGCttgaagacaaacagacagagattaCTTACACTTGAAAAAGTGACTTCATTACTTGATGTTTAAGATGTTGTTTCCCTGAGCTGGATGAGCAATGAGAACAGAATGAGCAGCATTTATTCTGATTGTATATCTGCTTTCATACTTATCTACAGTCAGCAATTAGTGTGTACTCATACCCTGGCAGACAGGAAGTGCGTGACTCCAGTTGCCCTGTGacaaacattttgtcatgtttgtgcCAATCAGATCAAATCCCTCTTCACACTGGACTGTGCACACTGAGCCATAGCTGTACACACTTAGACGGTCTTGGCATTGCATGGTGCCATGGGGAGGAGCCTTTAGACTGTTGCACTGTACCG
Encoded proteins:
- the LOC121900750 gene encoding P-selectin, which codes for MMLQESVNVRQSLHHRVLIAALIVLAHDLSSGGGAQGWMYNYSISPNRRWEEARKWCQQHFTDMVVIQNQEEADFLNSMLPQHRNYYWAGILRKAGKWTWVGTNKTVSEEEQNWAPGEPNDGNDHCVEIYIKRTDDTAKWNNADCKKKKGTVCYTVSCKQDSCSAHADCVETIGNYTCRCHPGFQGPRCEEAISCEPLPDLEQGSHNCLHPFGSSQFNSSCHFHCELGFRLVGAPQLLCQASGRWDHPVPLCQVQQCPVLNNTNISGGNMNCSHPIAPYSYNSTCEFRCDEGYGLSGHDHTQCDHTGQWTASVPTCTVKKCSPIIFPVPGNMTCVDTVEPFSYGSGCNFTCQEGFYLTGENTITCLASGQWSKPTPACKAVQCNSLKAPPHGTMQCQDRLSVYSYGSVCTVQCEEGFDLIGTNMTKCLSQGNWSHALPVCQAKRCRPINSPPHGSLSCSDPNGSFSFGSKCVSACEEGFLLNGTAITGCTSLSVWSADIPHCLAKRCPTLTSPPHGSFVCSDPHGEFSFGSHCTSTCERGFVLNGTADTECTSVGTWSTNIPRCLAKKCLALNSPAHGSLACVDPHGVFSFGSQCNSTCEQGFVMNGTAETECTSVGTWSTEIPRCLARPCPLLAKAPQHGSMNCSHAYSPFSYGSHCDFECNGGFWMRGTSAMTCNTSGHWSQDLPTCQPVQCETIRALSLPLSMKCSHPLGNFSFGSKCLFTCKEGYLLNGTGVLFCSSTGFWSDTLPTCTEEGMPVGAAMLMYTGVGAAAAVVPLALIGLALLIRRQFTKRGNKNISDVPTWEERDNPAFEF